A segment of the Yersinia rochesterensis genome:
GATACTGTTGAAGTTGAACAATCGCTGATCACCGTTGAAGGTGATAAAGCTTCTATGGAAGTCCCTTCACCGCAGGCGGGTGTCGTTAAAGAAATCAAAATTGCGGTCGGCGATACTGTGGCGACTGGCAAGCTGATGATGATCTTCGAAGCTACGGGTGCCGCTGCGGCACCTGCTCAAGCTGAAGAGAAACCAGCAGCTCCTGCTCAGGCAGCGGCTCCTGCGGCATCAGCGGCGAAAAATGTTGAAGTGCCAGATATCGGTGATGATGAAGTTGAAGTCACTGAAGTGATGGTTAAAGTGGGTGACACTGTTGCCGCGGAACAATCTCTTATCACTGTAGAGGGCGATAAAGCCTCTATGGAAGTACCTGCACCCTTCGCCGGTATCGTGAAAGAGATCAAAATCAGCACCGGCGACAAAGTGAAAACCGGTTCTCTGATCATGGTATTTGAAGTTGCAGGTGCAGCACCGGCGGCAGCTTCGGCTCCAGCACCACAAACTGAAGCTCCAGCCCAGCAAGCCGCTCCTGCTGCTGCGCCAGCTAAAGTTGCTGCGGCTCCAGCTGCAAGCAAAGGTGAGTTTGCTGAGAATGATGCCTATGTGCATGCCACGCCGGTTATCCGCCGTCTGGCGCGTGAATTTGGCGTTAACCTGGCGAAAGTGAAAGGAACTGGCCGTAAGGGCCGTATCCTGCGCGAAGACGTTCAGACTTACGTGAAAGATGCGGTCAAACGTGCTGAAACTGCCCCTGCTGCTGGCGGTGGTCTGCCAGGCATGCTGCCGTGGCCGAAAGTTGATTTCAGCAAGTTCGGTGAAATCGAAGAAGTGGAATTGGGCCGTATCCAGAAAATCTCTGGTGCTAACCTGAGCCGCAACTGGGTCATGATCCCGCATGTGACACACTTCGACAAAACCGATATCACCGATCTGGAAGCGTTCCGTAAGCTGCAGAATGACGAAGCTGCCAAGCGTAAGCTGGACGTGAAGTTCACCCCAGTGGTGTTCATCATGAAAGCGGTTGCTGCTGCTCTCGAGCAGATGCCACGTTTCAACAGCTCACTGTCAGAAGATGGTCAGAAGCTGACGCTGAAAAAGTACATCAACATCGGTGTCGCGGTAGATACGCCAAATGGTCTGGTAGTTCCGGTATTCAAGGATGTGAACAAGAAAAGCATCACTGAACTGTCCCGTGAACTGATG
Coding sequences within it:
- the aceF gene encoding pyruvate dehydrogenase complex dihydrolipoyllysine-residue acetyltransferase: MSIEINVPDIGADEVEVTEIMVKVGDTVEVEQSLITVEGDKASMEVPSPQAGVVKEIKIAVGDTVATGKLMMIFEATGAAAAPAQAEEKPAAPAQAAAPAASAAKNVEVPDIGDDEVEVTEVMVKVGDTVAAEQSLITVEGDKASMEVPAPFAGIVKEIKISTGDKVKTGSLIMVFEVAGAAPAAASAPAPQTEAPAQQAAPAAAPAKVAAAPAASKGEFAENDAYVHATPVIRRLAREFGVNLAKVKGTGRKGRILREDVQTYVKDAVKRAETAPAAGGGLPGMLPWPKVDFSKFGEIEEVELGRIQKISGANLSRNWVMIPHVTHFDKTDITDLEAFRKLQNDEAAKRKLDVKFTPVVFIMKAVAAALEQMPRFNSSLSEDGQKLTLKKYINIGVAVDTPNGLVVPVFKDVNKKSITELSRELMAISKKARDGKLTAGEMQGGCFTISSLGGIGTTHFAPIVNAPEVAILGVSKSAIEPVWNGKEFQPRLMMPMSLSFDHRVIDGADGARFITIINNMLADIRRLVM